GTGATgcattagagtttgtcactcggtctattGCAACTGGTTGTAATGAGATGTTggtaaacacaatacaaaacgcCAGCTATTAAGAACTAGACACCTGTTAATGAACTAAACATCTATAGTGTTTAAAGATAGgcactatatatatatatctagatCATAAAAAAGCGTGTTTCATCTGAAAAGCAAAAGTGTTTCATTTTGTGTTTTAGGGGAATGTCATTTTCTTCATGTTTATGACCCTCCCCCTACACAGActtaagacaaattattcattgtcggaacaaaggcgaggagcaCAGCAAAATTTTATAACAGAGAGAGTGCGCGGGGTGCGTTAACATTTTGATTGTGTGTAAAAGAACGCGCTCCGCGCGCAAAAAATTTGCATTACATAACgaaagattgtgcgcacattttgattgttagATTAAAAGAATGTGCACGCAGGGTGCGAAAATGTTGaatcaccagcccttaataattctattaccccccTATTTTGGATGTTAAAAATCATAACCCCCTTATATTTGGTCtaaaaaattctatgacccccgcCAGTACATTCATGACAAcgcccccttccgaagaaaatgacagtccCCTTAATGCATATACCTTAACTGTGTTAACACTACACTCTGATGTCGTACTATTCATTGCTTTAAAAAGAATCTCTACTCATTTATTTTGATCCCGTAAATATTCGtttttggctgggttccaattattcgcctatgaatgtgatcccggaagctgttccgtgtcattgcattttactgttgtgtcagttggacaactgcttggttactgacatgtgtttagagtagagtattgacgtaatcctgtgtgtaatttttgttcatgtacaggcgaataattggaacccagccaaagaaatctgttgcgctgtgaatgtggtccaggaaggtgttgcatgtcagtgcattttgctgttgtgtcagttggacaactgtttagttactgaccagtgtttagagtagagtattgaagtaatcctgtgtgcaatttttgttcatttttatggagaggttGTAATAAAAACAAACGTCGATTAAATGAATGTCAATCAATATGAAAAACAGTAATTAATattagaacaaaaaaaaaattgaaatgaaatgaaagtgaCTAGCTTCATTCGTCATGCGAAATATTGCAAGTAACTAAATGTGTAAAAAGAAGAGTGTAAAATAAGAACGACTATGTGGCAAATACTTGATTTCTTCATattgaacacacacacacactcgaTCTGCCATATAATACAGTCATGTTCAAACAAAATCCAGACTAGATACAAAATCACAATACCGATAGACATAAACTTTATACTGTGACGCGCGtaatataatattaatgtttGTCTGTTCATTTATTTCTTTatctattcatttataaagaatagTTACTACTGATTTTGCTATTACTatcttaatatttatttatacaaCACAATCATCTCTCTTTTTgggagttttggtggctctgaaaagagccgtttgtttatGGGGAAATGACAGAAGTCTATTTCGCCTTGGTGGTCTTCTTGGGTAGAAGTACAGCCTGGATGTTCGGGAGGACACCACCTTGTGCGATGGTGACACCGCTGAGTAGCTTGTTCAACTCTTCGTCGTTGCGGATGGCAAGTTGTAAGTGACGCGGGTTGATTCTTGTCTTCTTGTTGTCTCGCACAGCATTACCGGCCAACTCCAGGATCTCAGCAGCCAGATACTCCATCACGGCAGCCAAATAAACTGGGGCACCAGCTCCCACACGCTCAGCATAGTTGCCTTTGCGCAAGAAACGGTGTACACGACCGACTGGAAACTGCAGTCCGGCCCTTGAAGATCGGCTCTTGGCCTTAGATCTTGATTTTCCTCCTTTACCACGTCCAGACATGTTTAACAGATTTGTGTAGCTTGCTAGGTCAGATCAAACTGAATGGCGAAACACATCCGCCGATCTGCTTATATACCACTTCGGGCGGATCCTGCCACATTGCACTCGCCCGGAAATCGACCATTCAGCTTGCGCCGTGCATTCGGCGCAGTGTTGTGTCCGCAAATTTCAACACTTGGGGTTTTTGTCTTTATGTGCCTGCATTCTCAAATCCTTCGATTAAACCTTGCAAACACCAATTGAAGACCGTAGTGGATAATGTACTCAAGAgccattttggcgaaaatgagttaTTGACTGTTTTGAAGTCTTTGGGGTTTagcaatttttttctcaaaatgttgaCCAATATGACCCCTCAgaaataggggtcacgtgaggggtcaactggggtcaaattttcaaattggtctGATCACTATCAAATTAGTGTCAAATTGCTCGTTGGGTCACaaggattacaaaaatatatggtttGTCATATCTACAACATTTAGTTAAGGAGTTATAAGCTCAAgatcaaccaaaggtcaaacgaggtcaaattttaagcaaTATCCGGTTTACACAAATGAtacatcaaattgttcctctctatATGGgcattccaaaaatatatacttctAACTTATATTGCCattcaattttgagaaaaatccattTGTTTACAGCTAACCACTGATTGTAGTGGAAAAAAGACTCAAGTGCAagatatcgattattgattatagaAAATCAATAAGTAACAAAGTATTAATTTATAGCTGTAAAAGAATAATAGTGAATATAAAATTACTCCTGCAAGTTTTAgtacaaaataataaagtttGTGATCAGCAGATAAATTTCAAAACTTTAGACCCCATTTTCTCAGAACTAGTATTTTGGCACGTGAGCACTTCTTCCACTACAGTCTTCAATTTATGTAAACGCCATtacttcgcatccttgatctttgctccTACGTCCTTGATCTTTGCTCCTACGTCCTTGATCC
Above is a genomic segment from Amphiura filiformis chromosome 10, Afil_fr2py, whole genome shotgun sequence containing:
- the LOC140162094 gene encoding histone H2A-like; this translates as MSGRGKGGKSRSKAKSRSSRAGLQFPVGRVHRFLRKGNYAERVGAGAPVYLAAVMEYLAAEILELAGNAVRDNKKTRINPRHLQLAIRNDEELNKLLSGVTIAQGGVLPNIQAVLLPKKTTKAK